In Electrophorus electricus isolate fEleEle1 chromosome 1, fEleEle1.pri, whole genome shotgun sequence, a single window of DNA contains:
- the ptger1b gene encoding LOW QUALITY PROTEIN: prostaglandin E receptor 1b (subtype EP1) (The sequence of the model RefSeq protein was modified relative to this genomic sequence to represent the inferred CDS: inserted 2 bases in 2 codons) translates to MLSITSAIALLSNQTQGVLGVAAMGHTDNLTLRSMSLIAPSKSPMSPGLFMTXGILSNIIALFILAKAYNRLRRRSKATFLLFASSLVTTDFLGHVIPGAMVLHLYQNSPTHTDTICLFXGGSMVFFGLCPLFLGCAMAAERCLGVTRPLFHARLVSTARTKIAVVLIWMAALVVALLPIAKLGEYTYQYPSTWCFIKVLGNTSGSDVAFMLLFSSLGLASLTVSLVCNTVSGISLVLARLRKRKCHHRAAKSHDIEMVVQLVGITVTSCICWSPLLIFGMMSVTHSFSHSTENSKHYEALMKVGVHLATCNQILDPWVYILLRRAVLRKIYRLTTGRMDMRGSTFRRWEISSFLSSEKTAVNRI, encoded by the exons ATGTTATCCATCACCTCAGCCATAGCGCTCCTCTCCAACCAGACCCAAGGGGTGTTGGGGGTGGCGGCCATGGGCCACACAGACAACCTGACATTGAGATCAATGTCATTGATTGCCCCCTCTAAAAGCCCCATGTCTCCTGGCCTATTCATGA CTGGCATCCTGTCTAACATCATAGCCCTCTTCATCCTGGCCAAGGCCTACAACCGCCTGCGTCGTCGCTCCAAGGCCACCTTCCTCCTTTTTGCCAGTTCACTGGTAACAACTGACTTTTTGGGGCATGTCATCCCTGGCGCCATGGTGCTGCACCTCTACCAGAATTCGCcaacccacacagacaccatcTGCCTCT CGGGTGGCAGCATGGTGTTCTTTGGCCTTTGCCCACTGTTCCTGGGTTGTGCCATGGCAGCTGAACGATGTCTGGGAGTGACCAGGCCCCTCTTCCATGCCCGGCTCGTCTCCACTGCCCGCACCAAGATAGCTGTGGTGCTGATCTGGATGGCAGCTCTTGTCGTGGCGCTGTTGCCGATTGCAAAACTGGGAGAATACACCTACCAGTACCCGTCGACATGGTGCTTCATTAAAGTATTAGGGAATACATCAGGCAGTGATGTGGccttcatgcttttgttttcaaGCCTGGGACTGGCCTCACTGACTGTGTCATTGGTGTGTAACACGGTGAGTGGCATAAGCCTGGTCCTAGCCCGGCTGCGCAAGAGGAAATGTCACCACAGAGCTGCAAAATCACACGACATTGAGATGGTGGTACAGCTAGTAGGGATTACAGTCACTTCCTGTATTTGTTGGAGCCCCCTGCTG ATCTTCGGCATGATGTCAGTGACACACTCCTTTAGCCACTCTACAGAGAACTCTAAGCACTATGAGGCTCTGATGAAGGTGGGCGTGCATCTGGCCACCTGCAACCAGATCCTGGACCCCTGGGTTTACATCTTATTGCGGCGAGCAGTCCTCAGAAAGATCTACCGGCTCACCACTGGCCGAATGGACATGAGGGGGAGCACATTCCGTCGCTGGGAAATCAGCTCCTTCCTGAGCTCAGAGAAAACTGCAGTCAATCGGATCTAA